Proteins encoded in a region of the Rutidosis leptorrhynchoides isolate AG116_Rl617_1_P2 chromosome 9, CSIRO_AGI_Rlap_v1, whole genome shotgun sequence genome:
- the LOC139868679 gene encoding early nodulin-like protein 17: MRRNYNSSKWTVTVALAFCAALVEMFPDVYGIRFITGGNMGWTSYVNYTLWTGNQTFYFGDWLFFVYDRDQDCVLEVSKTNYKTCNGEHPLHNYTRGFGRDVVELNVTHDRYFISSKRSCLRGMKLHIHLSPLPRPPHAAPSKSNFSGLSTLTPPPPIAAPLKSQTSDISLPPPPPVAGLPPLQIVTRHISALYHNSHLPPL; encoded by the exons ATGAGGCGGAACTACAACAGCAGTAAATGGACAGTGACGGTGGCGTTAGCATTCTGCGCCGCATTAGTGGAAATGTTCCCGGATGTCTACGGTATACGGTTTATTACGGGCGGTAATATGGGCTGGACTTCATATGTTAACTACACTCTTTGGACTGGAAATCAAACATTTTACTTCGGTGACTGGCttt TTTTCGTGTATGACAGAGACCAGGACTGCGTACTAGAAGTGAGCAAAACCAACTACAAAACGTGCAATGGCGAGCATCCATTGCACAATTACACGAGAGGATTTGGAAGAGACGTAGTCGAACTAAACGTGACCCACGATCGCTACTTCATTAGTAGCAAAAGGTCATGCTTAAGAGGCATGAAACTGCACATACATCTCAGCCCTCTACCACGACCGCCACATGCCGCCCCTTCAAAAAGTAACTTTTCAGGTCTCAGCACTctaacaccaccaccaccaattgCCGCTCCTTTAAAGAGTCAAACTTCAGATATCAGCCTTCCACCACCACCGCCAGTTGCCGGCTTGCCGCCCCTTCAAATAGTCACTCGACACATCTCAGCCCTCTATCACAACAGCCACTTGCCGCCCTTATAA